Below is a window of Hyphomonas neptunium ATCC 15444 DNA.
GTGCTGACCCACAGATCCTTCGCCGCCCCAGAGGGCTGGCGCCGTAGGCGGAGCCACCGAATTGCCTTGGGAATCAACGGACTTTCCGTTCGATTCCATCTCCAGCTGTTGCAGATATGTCGGCAGCAGCCGCAGGCGGTTGGCGTAGGCCAGCAACACCCGCATCGGCTTCTCGCGGATCGAGGTATTCCAGAAATCGAGCAGCGCCAGCCGCATCGCGGCATTCTGCGCCAGCGGCGCCGTACGTACATGTTCATCCATCTCATTGGCGCCATTGAGAATGCTCCGGAAATTCTCAGGCCCCAGATAAATCATGCAGGCCAGCGACGCCGCCGACCAGAGCGAAAATCGCCCTCCGACGGAGATTGGCATGTCGAAGGTGTAGGCCGCGCGCCCGCCAAGCCAGGCTTTGGCCTTGTCCGGATTGGCCGTCACTAAGGCCAGATGCTTGCTGGCATCATCTCCCAGCTTTTCCTCCAGCCACCGGCGCGCACGCCCCAGATTATAAAGGGTTTCTTCGGTGCCGAAGGATTTGGAAACGCCTACCACCAGCGTGTTCTCGGGTTTCAGCCCCGCCATGGCGCGGTCGAGATCATAAGGGTCTACGTTCGCCGCAAAGCGCAGCTTGATGGCGGGGTGGGCGAGGTCTTCGAAGGCATCCGCAATCAGCCGTGGCCCGAAATCCGATCCGCCAATGCCGATGTGCAAGACTGCGGTGAAGGCTTCGCCGCCGGCCGTGCGCACTTCGCCGGTTTGAACTTTCCCTGCAAATTCAAGCGCGTCGATGACGCTCTGCCGGACACTTTCTGCTTCGCCCATCAGGCGGGCGGGCGCGCGCAATGCCCAGTGCAGGGCCGGGCGGCCCTCAGACGGGTTCACAATGGCTTCGCCAAAGAGGGCCTCTGCGGCCTTTGTCAGCCGGGCCTCGGCGCCAAAGTCGAGCAGGCTTTGCTCCGCTTCAGTGTCGAGGAAATGCCGCGCCAGGCTGATTTTCCAGCCCGCTGCGGACAGGGGCTCGGTGCCGGCACGCGCGGCTGAAAGAGCCTTCAGGGGCTGCCGACTCAGGCGGGCGGCGTGCACTTTGAGTTCGTTACGCATTCGGTCCTCAATTCCCTAAAGGCAGACCGGCTGCTTATCGGCTGCGTCGTTTGGCTTCGCAAGGCCTGCAGAGGCGGAGCTTTCCCCCGCAAAACCCCGCTTGAAACCCTTGTCACACATGGCTATTAGGCGCCGCTTGAAGGCTGTATGGCCCGAGATCAATCTAGGTTGAACCTGTCCGGCGGGCCGGACGAACCCAAATATAGGAGAGGCCCGATGGGCAAGGCAAAGTTTGAGCGTAACAAGCCGCACGTAAACATTGGCACGATTGGCCACGTTGACCACGGCAAGACGACGCTGACAGCGGCGATCACGATCACGCTGGCGAAGACCGGTGGCGCGACGGCGAAGAATTACGCCGACATTGACGCGGCGCCGGAAGAGAAGGCACGCGGGATCACGATCAACACGGCGCACGTCGAGTATGAGACGCCTGCCCGTCACTATGCTCACGTCGACTGCCCCGGCCACGCGGACTATGTGAAGAACATGATCACCGGCGCGGCGCAGATGGACGGCGCGATCCTGGTGTGTTCGGCCGCTGACGGCCCGATGCCGCAGACGCGCGAGCACATCCTTCTGGCCCGCCAGGTTGGCGTGCCGGCGCTGGTGGTGTTCCTCAACAAGGTCGACATGGTCGACGATGAGGAGCTTCTGGAGCTGGTCGAGATGGAAGTGCGCGAGCTGCTTTCGTCCTACAACTTCCCTGGCGACGACATTCCGATCATCAAGGGCTCGGCTCTGGCGGCTGTTGAAGACCGCAACCCTGAAATCGGCCAGGAGCGTATCCTGGAGCTGATGGCCGCTGTGGACGAGTACATCCCGACGCCTGAGCGTCCGCTGGACAAGCCGTTCCTGATGCCGGTTGAAGACGTGTTCTCGATCTCGGGCCGCGGTACGGTTGTGACCGGCCGGGTTGAGCAGGGCATCGTCAAGGTTGGCGAAGAAATCGAGATCGTCGGCATCCGCCCGACGGTGAAGACGACCTGCACGGGCGTTGAGATGTTCCGCAAGCTGCTCGACCAGGGCCAGGCTGGCGACAACATCGGCGCGCTGCTGCGCGGTGTTGACCGTGAAGGCGTTGAGCGCGGGCAGGTTCTCTGCAAGCCGGGCTCGATCACGCCGCACACGCTGTTCGAAGCCGAAGCCTACATCCTGACGAAGGAAGAGGGTGGCCGTCACACGCCGTTCTTCACCAACTACCGTCCGCAGTTCTACTTCCGCACCACCGACGTCACCGGCATCGTGAAACTGCCTGAGGACAAAGAGATGGTTCTGCCGGGCGACAACGTGAAAATGGATGTCGAGCTGATCAACCCGATCGCCATGGACAAGGGCCTGCGCTTCGCCATCCGCGAAGGCGGCCGTACCGTCGGCGCCGGCGTCGTCTCCGAAATCAAGAAATAAGCTTCTCGCTCCGGCGAAAAGTGAAGCGGGCGGCAGGCAACTGCCGCCCGTTTTCTTTTGTAGCTAACTAAGCGCGGTCCACGATGGCCGTGCCCTTTGGCCCGCCTTCTTCGATGTCGACACCGAAGGTTTCGAGAAAACGGCAGACCATCATGTAATAGCCGATCAGCAGGACGAGTTCCTCCAGCCCGGCGAGACCGAAATGGCCCTTGGCCGCCTCAACCTGCGCATCAGAAGGGTGGGGGTGGGCGACGAGATGATCGGTGAAGCTGAGCGCGATCCGTTGTTCCTCGGTCAGCCCCTTGGCGTCAGGGCCTTCCTTAACCGCTTCGATCAGCGCCGGTGTCATGCCGACGGCCAGCCCGATGGCTTCATGCTGCGTCGTTTCGTAGAGCGCGCCCGAAAGATAGCCCACGCGCAGCACCACGCATTCGCGCGTTACCGGGTCCATCTTGCCCTTGATGAGGAAGGCTGTGCCCATCGAAACAAAGGGTTTGAGCATGTGCGGGGCATGCGCCAGCATTTTAAAAACGTTCAGCGGGGCGAGATTGCTGAGCAGTTTATCGCCGCCGGGGGCGAACATGCTGAGGTCTTCGGGGTAAGGCAGGCGTGGCATGGTATGGAAACTCCCTTGTGACTTTATCAGGCACAGGCTTGCAGCAATCACAGAGTTGGGGCAAATGCCTTCCAGCCTTAGGGGTATAGCTCAGTTGGTAGAGCGGCGGTCTCCAAAACCGCAGGCCGTGGGTTCGAGTCCCTCTGCCCCTGCCAGGCCTAATTCCAGATTTTTCAAGACGGTGGCCTGGTGCTTTTCAGCACCTGGGCCCCCTTGTCATTCGTGACGCAGCGGCAGAGACCTTGAGGGAAGCAATCTGCGGAGTTTCCCATGAGCCCTGAGACGCAACCCTGGTGGCGCGGCGCTGTGATCTACCAGATTTATCCGCGCTCTTATCAGGACTCCAATTCGGACGGGGTGGGCGATCTGCCGGGTATTACCCGCCGGCTGGATCACATCGCTTCCCTTGGCGTCTCCGCGATCTGGATTT
It encodes the following:
- the pgi gene encoding glucose-6-phosphate isomerase is translated as MRNELKVHAARLSRQPLKALSAARAGTEPLSAAGWKISLARHFLDTEAEQSLLDFGAEARLTKAAEALFGEAIVNPSEGRPALHWALRAPARLMGEAESVRQSVIDALEFAGKVQTGEVRTAGGEAFTAVLHIGIGGSDFGPRLIADAFEDLAHPAIKLRFAANVDPYDLDRAMAGLKPENTLVVGVSKSFGTEETLYNLGRARRWLEEKLGDDASKHLALVTANPDKAKAWLGGRAAYTFDMPISVGGRFSLWSAASLACMIYLGPENFRSILNGANEMDEHVRTAPLAQNAAMRLALLDFWNTSIREKPMRVLLAYANRLRLLPTYLQQLEMESNGKSVDSQGNSVAPPTAPALWGGEGSVGQHSYHQWLHQGSQDVPCEFILAPDYNRDSEGLDALTAHALAQAEVLANGRSIAEVRAEEPGISDAVAPQKVHAGGRPSTLFSHASFGPEAFGALVALYEHRTYFAGQLWGLNPFDQWGVERGKTMAGRIKAVLKTPEIAADPVTAALLKQIF
- the tuf gene encoding elongation factor Tu, whose amino-acid sequence is MGKAKFERNKPHVNIGTIGHVDHGKTTLTAAITITLAKTGGATAKNYADIDAAPEEKARGITINTAHVEYETPARHYAHVDCPGHADYVKNMITGAAQMDGAILVCSAADGPMPQTREHILLARQVGVPALVVFLNKVDMVDDEELLELVEMEVRELLSSYNFPGDDIPIIKGSALAAVEDRNPEIGQERILELMAAVDEYIPTPERPLDKPFLMPVEDVFSISGRGTVVTGRVEQGIVKVGEEIEIVGIRPTVKTTCTGVEMFRKLLDQGQAGDNIGALLRGVDREGVERGQVLCKPGSITPHTLFEAEAYILTKEEGGRHTPFFTNYRPQFYFRTTDVTGIVKLPEDKEMVLPGDNVKMDVELINPIAMDKGLRFAIREGGRTVGAGVVSEIKK
- a CDS encoding carboxymuconolactone decarboxylase family protein, with product MPRLPYPEDLSMFAPGGDKLLSNLAPLNVFKMLAHAPHMLKPFVSMGTAFLIKGKMDPVTRECVVLRVGYLSGALYETTQHEAIGLAVGMTPALIEAVKEGPDAKGLTEEQRIALSFTDHLVAHPHPSDAQVEAAKGHFGLAGLEELVLLIGYYMMVCRFLETFGVDIEEGGPKGTAIVDRA